The DNA window CCCCCGCTCATGCCGCGGCAAGTGCGATGAAGCGTTCCAGGTGATGGTCGCTGTCGCCGAAACGGGCGTCGGCGGCCAGCAGACGGCGGACCAGGGGCGCAAGCTCGTATTCCTCGGTCATGCCGATGCCGCCATGCAGCTGCACCGTCTCCTCGGCCACCATCAACGCGACCCGGCCGACCAGAGATTTGGTGGCCGCCACGTGGCGGTCACGGTCGGGCGCGTCCAGATGCCCGGCCAGGTTCCAGACGGCCGAGCGCGCCTGCTCGACCTCGGTCAGCAGATCGGCCATGCGGTGCTGGAGCGCCTGGAACGAGCCGATGGGCCGGCCGAACTGCTTGCGGGTCTTGAGATAGTCGGTGGTCAGTTCGACCGCCTTTTCCATCACCCCCAACGCGTCGGCGCAGGTGGCCAGGATCGCGGCGGCCAGCGGCCGGTCCAGCAGCGACGCGTCCCCGATCCGGCGCGCGGGCGTGTCCTTCAGCGTGACCTCGGCCGCGCGGCCGCCATCCATCAGGGGATAGCCGCGCAGGGTCAGCCCGCCTGCACCGGCCTCGACCAGATACAGGCCGTCCAAAGCGCGCAC is part of the Paracoccus stylophorae genome and encodes:
- a CDS encoding acyl-CoA dehydrogenase family protein produces the protein MDFGFTEEQTMLGDSLARTLDRGADAAALFDLGAGAALLPEDAGGFGGTGPDMLMVFRTLGRAGAVTPLLDSVVLGAGILAAAGESDLAEAAMSGTARIAVALDEPGQRYDGTVATRADGDRLTGEKSVVPGAEDATHLIVRALDGLYLVEAGAGGLTLRGYPLMDGGRAAEVTLKDTPARRIGDASLLDRPLAAAILATCADALGVMEKAVELTTDYLKTRKQFGRPIGSFQALQHRMADLLTEVEQARSAVWNLAGHLDAPDRDRHVAATKSLVGRVALMVAEETVQLHGGIGMTEEYELAPLVRRLLAADARFGDSDHHLERFIALAAA